The Bacillota bacterium LX-D genome includes a window with the following:
- the crcB gene encoding fluoride efflux transporter CrcB codes for MKSLVYLYVALGGSIGAVSRYYLSNLIDSRGNSIFPWGTFTVNMLGCLIIGLVQALGVEKALISPNLRIFISVGLIGALTTFSTFSLETLNILRHGEFKTALLNIGGSLLIGLLAVWLGLVIGNTLSK; via the coding sequence GTGAAAAGTTTAGTTTATTTATATGTTGCTTTAGGAGGAAGTATAGGTGCCGTAAGCAGATACTATCTTTCTAACCTGATTGATTCCCGAGGTAATTCCATTTTTCCCTGGGGAACCTTTACTGTTAATATGCTAGGCTGTTTGATTATTGGTTTGGTTCAAGCTCTGGGAGTTGAAAAAGCATTAATTAGCCCTAACTTAAGGATCTTTATTTCCGTTGGTTTAATTGGGGCCCTGACTACTTTTTCAACTTTTAGTTTAGAAACACTTAATATACTGCGACATGGAGAATTCAAAACAGCTCTATTAAATATAGGGGGAAGTTTACTTATTGGTTTGCTAGCTGTCTGGTTAGGACTTGTAATTGGCAATACATTGTCTAAATAA